The Syntrophorhabdaceae bacterium genome segment CTCGCCTCCGTCATATCTCCTGTATTTTCATATCCCAGAGACAGGGCAAATAATTTATGACGCACAATATGGTCAATAATCATCTGACATTTTTGATCAAGGTGGGAATATATAGCCTTGTAAAAAGGGATCAGCCTCTTCTCCAGCTCCTTCCAATCCTGATTGGCGCCGAACCATACACCGCCACGATGGATTACATAGACACCCATTACTTCGTTGATGTAGATCGCATTTCCATGACGCAAAGCAAGTATATATATCGGCCAGTCTCTCATCGGTAAATTATTGATCCAATCCGGCAGATGCCTGATTAGATCAGTTCTTATTACAACCGAGCATGTGGGAAAAAGATTGTCCAGGAGGAGGTCCTCAATGGTGAGACGTTCAGCCATATCTGCCGGACACCAAAAAGATTTCCCGGAAATGTTTTCATCTTGAACTATCGAAACATTATGAGCACAGAGTACACACTCCGGATGAGCATCTAACAGATCGACCTGTTTTTGAAGCTTTCGAGGGGAAACCCAATAATCGTCTCCTTCAAGAAAAGCCACGTACTCCCCCCTGCAAGTTTTGAGCACCAGATCCATATTGCGATGCATGCCTAAATTATGTTCATTCAACAGAAGCACAAATTTTTCAGGATACCGTTGTTTATATTTTATTAAAATATCCCTGGTATTATCGGTGGAGCAGTCTTCGCCGACCACCACCTCATAGTCGAAATTCGTATTCTGCATGAGAATGCTATCGAGGGCTTTTTCGATAAATTCTTCATGATTGTAAGTTATCATGGCTACGCTGAGTCTTATAGGTGATCGACTTGACATGCGGGGCGGACCTCGTTAACTTTTTTTGACGGCAATAAGGAATTAAGCTAATCTAAATTTCTATATTGATTGAAATACCGATACATTTTCGGAAACTGTAAACGCAAGAAATTCTTAGGCACCATCGTGCCTTTGAAGGTCCCTATGACATCCGGCAGTGAGGCGGTGACAACGGACCGTTCACCGGAGGTGAGCCCTTGGATCGTCATTCTCAGATGTTGCAGGAGAGCCCTCAGTGCGTAGGCCCTGGCATTACCCCAATCGCCCCTGTTCCCATAGGTTTGGGAAACGAGAAAAAGCTGGTATCGCAGAATCCGATCAATACTGCCCCTGTATTCCCGCCCTATATTTTTCCTGAGGGCGCGCCACAGATCAATCCGCGCTTCCTGTTCCTTTGCCCAGTGATTTCTATACCAGTTCCATTGACCTCCGGAATGAACGAAATAGACGCTCATTTTTTCATCCATGTAAGCAATCCTGCCTCTACGGGCGGCGAGGATAATGGCAGGCCAATCCCTCATTTGGAGCGAGTCGACCCACTCCGGAAGGTCCACACACACTTCCCTTCTAAACATCGCTGAGGCGGTGGGAATAAACATATCGAGCGGCAACAAGCGCTCCATGTCGATCCATTCCACTTTTTCCAAAGTCGGGTTTGTGTTCCTTCCTGAAAGGTTATTCCAGCTAACCGGTGGGGCAACTGAATTCTTCTTCCTCTCGGGAAGAGCAAATTTCTC includes the following:
- a CDS encoding glycosyltransferase: MITYNHEEFIEKALDSILMQNTNFDYEVVVGEDCSTDNTRDILIKYKQRYPEKFVLLLNEHNLGMHRNMDLVLKTCRGEYVAFLEGDDYWVSPRKLQKQVDLLDAHPECVLCAHNVSIVQDENISGKSFWCPADMAERLTIEDLLLDNLFPTCSVVIRTDLIRHLPDWINNLPMRDWPIYILALRHGNAIYINEVMGVYVIHRGGVWFGANQDWKELEKRLIPFYKAIYSHLDQKCQMIIDHIVRHKLFALSLGYENTGDMTEARRYAFESLVRHFITIADQRRFGRTGYDIPAIPDYM
- a CDS encoding glycosyltransferase; protein product: MFLRSSMPAEPNIKVSIAMITYNHERFIEKALEGVIMQKTNFTYKAVIGEDCSTDRTRNIVLDYQRRYPDKFMVLLNDRNLGMHKNAAGVLKACEGRYVTCLEGDDYWTSPEKLQKQVDFMDSHPECPMCFHDAEIEFDPEYEGEKFALPERKKNSVAPPVSWNNLSGRNTNPTLEKVEWIDMERLLPLDMFIPTASAMFRREVCVDLPEWVDSLQMRDWPAIILAARRGRIAYMDEKMSVYFVHSGGQWNWYRNHWAKEQEARIDLWRALRKNIGREYRGSIDRILRYQLFLVSQTYGNRGDWGNARAYALRALLQHLRMTIQGLTSGERSVVTASLPDVIGTFKGTMVPKNFLRLQFPKMYRYFNQYRNLD